The bacterium genome contains the following window.
TGGCGGTGCGCCTGGTGCTCGTGCTTCGGGATCGCTCTTCGGATCGCATGCGCTCCCGGGGAGTGCGACTCGGAGTTCTCCTGGTAGCAGCCGTCGGGCTCTTCTTGCTGTTCGAGACCGCCGAGCACGGCGGCTCCCTGGTCTACGAGTATGGGCTGGGGGTCTCTTCGGGTGCCGTCTTGTTCGAGAGAGCGCCGGCATCGGAGAGCGTGGAAGGTGCGTCCATGGGAATCGGCGAGCTCGAAACGGACCCTGCGGCGAGGCTGACCGTCGGGGACGACGGCTCGCTCACCTGGCTCCCGATCGCTCGCGATCGAGAGGCCGTGGGGACCGTGTTGTTTCCGGTGACGGGCTTTCCCCGCGGGGCCGTGGAAGCCGCTCCGTCGGAGTCGATGGCGGCCGGCCTGACCTTGACGGTTCTCGATCGTGCCATGCTCGTCTTCGGATCCGAGTTCGGGGATGTCCGAGTCGAAGCCGAGCTGGTGCTCGAGGATTTCTCGGGAACGGCCGGCGTCGCGCATCACGTGCAGACGGCCGAGGCGGCGAGCTGGTTCGAGACCTCAACGACCGGCGGTGCGGCGCTGCGTTTGTCGCAGGGCGGCTCGGTTCTGACGCTCGAGGAAGCGGCAATCGAGGCACCCTCGAGCACTGTTCGAATCGGCGTTTCGGTGGCCGACGGTCATCGGAAGGGAATGCTCAACGGTGCGGTGGTCGTGCACGGGCACATCGGTTCGCCCGACGGTGGCAAGGTCGGCCTACTGTTCGACGGCAACGGCCGGGTCGTCGTCAAGAGAGTGTCGGTCGAACCGATCGATTAGAGGCGGAGCTCGCACCGCATTTCCTGTCCCCTTACGAGTCGTAACCGTAGTAGTCGAGATACCAGTCGACGAAGCGTTTGACCCCGACCTCGACAGGTGTGGTTGGCGCGTAGCCGACGTCGTGAGTCAGGTCGTCGACGTCGGCGTAGGTGTCGGGCACGTCGCCGGGTTGGAGGGGGAGAAGGTTCTTTTCGGCCGTTCGCCCCAGGCACTGCTCGAGGATCTCGATGTACTTCATGAGCTCGACCGGAGTGCTGTTGCCGATGTTGTAGATCCGGTAGGGAGCGGCGCTGGTGCCCGGGTCGGGCGTGTCGCCGGTCCAGTCGGGGTTGGACTGCGCCACGTGGTCGAGGGTCCGCAGAACTCCCTCGACGATGTCGTCGATATAGGTGAAATCTCTGCGGTGGTTGCCATAGTTGTAAACGTCGATCGGCTCGTCCGCGAGAATGAGCTTGGTGAACTTGAAGAGAGCCATGTCGGGGCGTCCGAAAGGGCCGTAGACGGTGAAAAAGCGCAGTCCCGTGGTCGGCAACCCGTAGAGGTGCGAATAGGTGTGGGCCATGAGCTCATTGGCCTTCTTGGTCGCCGCGTAGAGGGAGAGGGGATGGTCGACGTTGTCGTGGACCGAGAAGGGGATGCGGCTGTTGGCTCCGTAGACGGAGCTCGACGAGGCATAGACGAGATGGCCGGTCTCGGTCTGGCGGCAGGCATCCAGGATGTTGATGAAGCCGACCAGATTGTTATCTACGTAGGAGTGGGGATTCTCGATCGAGTAGCGAACGCCCGCTTGCGCCGCCAGGTGAACGACGGAGTCGAAGTGGTGCTGGGCGAAGAGCCTCTCGATGTCGTCACGATCGACCAGATCGGCCTTCACGAAGTCGAATCCGGACTTTCCCTCGATCTGTGCCAGTCGAGCCTTCTTCAGATCGACGTCGTAGTAGTTGTTGAGGTTGTCGAGTCCGACGACCGAGTCACCTCGGTCGAGCAGCGCCCTGGCTACGTGATAGCCGATGAAGCCGGCCGCGCCGGTTACCAGAACTCTTGTCACCCCGTTGCGCTCCCCGAAAGGCGATTGTATGCCATCGTCGGGCCCGCGAGCTCGAGCGCCAGCGGAACTTCGACTATCTAGAGAACTCGGCGATCTCGTGGACGACCTGTTGCGCCTGCTCGTCGCTGAGCTCCGGGTAGATCGGTAGGGCGAGCGTTTCGCTGGCCGCTTTCTCGCTCTCGGGGAAGTCACCCCGAGCACCGCCCAGGTAGGCGAAGCACTCCTGCAGGTGGAGAGCGATCGGGTAGTAAACCTCGGTTCCCACCCCTCGGTCCGTCAGGTAGGCCTTGAGCTCGTCACGTCTCGGTACTCGGATGATGTACTGATTGAAGATGTGGCGGTCGGTCACGATGCTCGGAGGGCTCACTCCTCCGTCAGGGGACAGTTCGTTGGCGGCGAAGAGCCGGTCATAGCGGGCGGCGTTCGACTGCCGCGCCGCGGTCCAGCCGTCCAGATGCGGGAGCTTGGCGTGGACGACCGCGGCCTGGAGGGCATCCAAGCGAAAGTTGCCGCCGATGACCTTGTGGTGGTACTTGGGTTGGCCGCCATGGACTCGCAGAATGAAGAGCCTTTCGGCGCGCTCGGGATCGTTCGTTACGACGATGCCGCCGTCGCCGAATCCGCCGAGGTTCTTTGTGGGAAAGAAGGAGAAACAGCCGTAGTGGCCGATCGTGCCCGCGCGAAGACCTAGGTGCTCGGATCCGATCGCTTGCGCGGCGTCCTCGATGACCACCAGGTCGTGATCGGCCGCCAGGTCCATGATCGGTTCCATGTCGGCCATCTGGCCGTAGAGATGAACCGGCATGATGGCCTTGGTTTTCTCGCTGATCTTCTCGGCGATCAAGTCGGGGTTGATGTTGAAGGTCGTCGGATCGATGTCCACGAACACCGGGGTCGCGCCCAGCCGGGCGATCGTGCCCGCCGTTGCGAAGAACGAGTAGGCGCTGGTGATCACCTCGTCCCCGGGACCGATGTCTTCGGCCATCAAGGCGATCAACAGGGCGTCGGTGCCCGAGGAGACGCCTACGGCGTGCGCGCAGTCCAAGTAGCCGGCGATCGCCTTCTCACAGGCTTCCGTCTTGGGGCCGAGGATGAAGTACTGGGATTCGATGACTTCGCCGACGGCCGCGTCGAGCTCCTCCTTGATGGTCTGGTATTGCGCTTTGAGATCCAGCAAGGGGATTTTCATCGCCTGGTCACCTTTCCGAGGGATAGTCGCAAGCCCCTACCGGGGTGTCAACACCAGGAGACTTCGTCCGGAAGGCGCCCGGCGTCGAAGCTCGAATAGCTCCGCACGACCTCGGCTCGATCGTTCAGCACCTCGCCGTCGAGCTCGATCCAGGCATGGGCCAGGAGCGCTCCGCGATCGCGGCGCACCCCGATCTTGAGCTCCGGCTCGAGACCGCGCCGGCGCGTAATCCACCAAAGGAGAAAGGAGCGCGGCAGACAGGTGGCGCGGTAGGGCCCCGAGCGGGCCGCTGCCGAGATCAGGAAGGCCCGCCGCTGCGCCCAATCCCGCAACTGCTTCGAGGAGGCGCTCTTGCCCGCGCGCGGACTCGAACGGCGAAGCCAGGCGATGCTGCGCTCGAACCCGGCGAGGCGCAGGATCAGGCCGGCGACCGGCAGGCCCACCACCGCATACAAGAGAAAACTGCGGTCCGACCAGTTGAGCGCTCGGAACTTGCGCCAGCGAGACATGACCTCCGATCATCGCAGACTCGTCTCGCGGCCGCGACCTACACTCCTCGCGGGCGCTAGAGGCTACGTTTCTTGCCCCGAAGACTTCGCCAGCCGTCTCGCCGACCCTTGCCGGGGCGGTCACTCTGGGAGAAGTCCATCTCGGGAGCGTTTTCCATCGGATTCTGATCGTAGCTCCGTTGGGGTCGGGGGGCACGTGGACCGCTCGGTCGCTGGGGCCTCGACTCCGCTTTGTTGACACGCAGCCGGCGACCGCCGAGCTCGGCGTCGTGGAACTGGGCGACGGCCCTCTCGGCCATCTCCTCGGACTCGAACTCGACAAAGCCGAAACCGCGGGGACGGCCGGATTCGCGATCAAGTGGGATGCGGGCGGAGAGGACGGTTCCGGCATCGGAAAAATGCTCGGAGAGCTCGGCCTCGGTGGTTTGATAGTTGAGGTTGCCTACGAAAACAGAAGCGCTCATCGGGATACCTGTCGATTGGACCTTTGGGTTAGTGGAACGTCGGACGAAGGGGTTGGTCGGACGCTAATGGGTTTGGAGGCCCCGTGTCAATAATGAGGCAGGCTCATGAGCGCGTATGATGTCCGAACAGCCTGGACTAGGAGGTGACGATGCTCGATCGCAGGGACCTGTTGAAGCTGAGCGCAATCGGCGGTGCGGCCGCGCTGGTGCCGGGGTGCATGCCGCCAAAGGCCGAGGAAAGCGCGATCTCCGGGGGTGTCGGAAGCGGGGGGGACGCGGGA
Protein-coding sequences here:
- a CDS encoding NAD-dependent epimerase encodes the protein MTRVLVTGAAGFIGYHVARALLDRGDSVVGLDNLNNYYDVDLKKARLAQIEGKSGFDFVKADLVDRDDIERLFAQHHFDSVVHLAAQAGVRYSIENPHSYVDNNLVGFINILDACRQTETGHLVYASSSSVYGANSRIPFSVHDNVDHPLSLYAATKKANELMAHTYSHLYGLPTTGLRFFTVYGPFGRPDMALFKFTKLILADEPIDVYNYGNHRRDFTYIDDIVEGVLRTLDHVAQSNPDWTGDTPDPGTSAAPYRIYNIGNSTPVELMKYIEILEQCLGRTAEKNLLPLQPGDVPDTYADVDDLTHDVGYAPTTPVEVGVKRFVDWYLDYYGYDS
- a CDS encoding DegT/DnrJ/EryC1/StrS family aminotransferase — encoded protein: MKIPLLDLKAQYQTIKEELDAAVGEVIESQYFILGPKTEACEKAIAGYLDCAHAVGVSSGTDALLIALMAEDIGPGDEVITSAYSFFATAGTIARLGATPVFVDIDPTTFNINPDLIAEKISEKTKAIMPVHLYGQMADMEPIMDLAADHDLVVIEDAAQAIGSEHLGLRAGTIGHYGCFSFFPTKNLGGFGDGGIVVTNDPERAERLFILRVHGGQPKYHHKVIGGNFRLDALQAAVVHAKLPHLDGWTAARQSNAARYDRLFAANELSPDGGVSPPSIVTDRHIFNQYIIRVPRRDELKAYLTDRGVGTEVYYPIALHLQECFAYLGGARGDFPESEKAASETLALPIYPELSDEQAQQVVHEIAEFSR
- a CDS encoding lasso peptide biosynthesis B2 protein; its protein translation is MSRWRKFRALNWSDRSFLLYAVVGLPVAGLILRLAGFERSIAWLRRSSPRAGKSASSKQLRDWAQRRAFLISAAARSGPYRATCLPRSFLLWWITRRRGLEPELKIGVRRDRGALLAHAWIELDGEVLNDRAEVVRSYSSFDAGRLPDEVSWC
- a CDS encoding RNA-binding protein, producing the protein MSASVFVGNLNYQTTEAELSEHFSDAGTVLSARIPLDRESGRPRGFGFVEFESEEMAERAVAQFHDAELGGRRLRVNKAESRPQRPSGPRAPRPQRSYDQNPMENAPEMDFSQSDRPGKGRRDGWRSLRGKKRSL